TACCGCCAAATTTTTTTGAGAGCTCAAAATTCAAGCATATAGATTTAGCATGACCTATATGTAAAAATCCATTAGGTTCTGGCGGGAAACGGGTTACTATGTGGGTGTGTTTTCCTGTTTTAATGTCATCCTCTACTATCTGAAGAATAAAGTTGGTAGATAGTTCCTTTGAGCCATCCAATGTAGTCTTTTCAAGACTGGAACAGAGAGATGAAACTGAATTTGATTCGCCAGCCATTATATCTTTACAATTAAAAGAAGTTTTACTCAAAAAACGGAAACCTCTGGCTAAGAAGCTcataaaaatacaaaataacAAATGTTTAGATCCAAATAACCCTCATAATCTAAGATTAGTATATCTCAACTAACTTTATAGGTGCAACCACTTTTGAGGTGTAGACGATGAGAAAATAAAATCTAGAGGTGAGCGAGCACCGAGGGAAATTGCACattccaaaatattgagAGGCAAAAGTGGAAATCCCTGTCAGATGTTTACGGTTATATATTTGAAGAGTTATGAGTGGAATTACGGAAACGTTAAGTACTACAAAGCGTCAACAATGACCACCAATGCCTGTACCTGTGCAGGGGTAAAACAGTACTATTCTAGAAAACTAGTAGATATTAAGGCAAATTCTGTTGGTTAACTGTGAGATATGGTCACGATATCAAATAGTCAAGGGTAAATGACACATCGTAACCTATGACATTGTCGGAGCCAGGATCAGAGTGAAAAGATCGTCTAATCACCAAAAAGTACTCTATTTGAGGTTTTGACACGGTAACGAACACGAGTTTGATCGATAATAGACTCATTGACAGATCAGTCCTTTCTACCCTAGGAACCCCCATGTCCCCGTCCTGTGTTAGACCCTCAATATTCAACATACTCCGGTTGGAAATACTTTTtatttatcattttaaaaaaatctatacttttaaaatattgTCTAGTTAAGACTCCAACAAAGACAGTCTGTTGTTGTaatttttaactttttCGCAACAATGAAGAGAGGTGAGATTCTTTACGCCGATAAGTCATCGTTTATTAGGACGTGGTGGTTCCGGTGGTAACAAATTGCGCGTTACTTTGGGTTTGCCAGTTGGAGCTTTAATCAACTGCTGCGACAACAGTGGTGGTAAGAATTTATACATTATCGCTGTCAAGGTTCGTCAATTTCACAATACATCCGGATAATAATATTATAGGGTATTGGAGCATGTCTAAATCGCTTACCAGCCGCCTCAGTTGGCGATATGGTCTTGGCCACCGTCAAAAAGGGAAGGCCTGACTTGAGAAAGAAGGTCTTGCCCGCAGTCATTGTTCGCCAGAGAAAGGCCTGGAGACGCAGAGAAGGATACTTTATATATTTCGAGGATAATGCCGGTGTCATTGTCAACCCCAAGGGTGAAATGAAGGGATCTGCCATCACTGGTCCAGTTGCTAAGGAATGCGCAGAATTGTGGCCCAAAATCTCAGCTGCTGCACCATCTATTGTTTAATTCGTTTTGGATTACGTTTATactataaaaatataaaggtAAATCAGCATATTATGGAACGAGTATTCGGGTGGCGATTGCTACTGTCTTACGTGAGGAACATGATGTAGAATATCGTGAATGCTACaaataaaaagaaaacCTAAAGTTTGTGTCATAAGAGCCGAGGAAACAAACCTTTAAGACCAATGTGCGATTAGAGGAGATGCGATTGTAATACTTGACAAGTTCGTTACGAGCTATGAAAAAAGTGACTTTGGTAGAAAAGCATCAAGATACCTGTTTTGATGTTATCTAGAGAAATGTCTGTGTCCGCATCGATTCTCTTGATCATTTCGTCCTGCTGTACTACATAGGTTGTTACTCTCTGGAATATCTGGGTTAAATCCCCAATGGCTCTCTGGACGTTGGCCAAAGCTTCCGCCTTTGCATCGGCTATTAGAGAAACCGATGGACGCATATCTTCCCCGCTTTCAAGATCAATTTGTTGGTCTGCCTCTAGGTCTTGCATCATGAAGCGTTTCCTACCAACACTCCAATTTGGTACGCTGTCTAGGTCATTTTGTGAGTATAGCTTTCGTCTAGATTCTTGTTCCATCATAATCTGCGTTCTTTGGTGTAACAAGTCCTTTAGACTTTTCGTTGCCTCAAAGAGTTGCTTTCTCAAGAGTGCAATCATGTTTTCATGATGCAACTTTGTGTGTTCATTATTAGATCTTGTGTTTTGTAAGCGTGTTTCAAACGTATCTATCGAGTTTGACGCATTAGTTATGATGCCTTTGATCTGCGCGGTGAGTTGTTCGATAGCATTGGTATTATCGAGGTATAGACTCCTCTTTCTCACAAGTTGCGATAACTCTGACAATTTTGACTTTGCCTTTGCAAGTTCTTTGTGAATTACGTCTGCCTCTGACTCGAATTGTCGAGTTTCATTGTTCTTTGATATAGTAGGCAGAACAGTGGAATTAGGATTTTTTGCGATCTCCCGCttgaaaaaacttgtcCTATCAACCGAACTCACCATTTTGTGTGTAAAGTGCTTTTGGGAAGTTTATTGTAACTTGTTTGCTGCTTACACATCCACACATGTACGAATGTCCGGGAGAAATGATTAATGGAAAGAATTGTTACTATGCCTTATGGGTTCAAGAAGGGTAACAGATTATGATATATTGCGCaaatattatacatttctAAATGATGAGGTATGTTGCAGCGTAAATTAAGTGTAAAGGAACTATTTTAGAAAGACAACACTTGGGAATCAAATCTAGTATCGTCATATCACGAATCTCTCTTTAAAGAGTATGCAGTATGCGATTTGTCCAGATATGAATCAGGAAATGTACGTCTACACTAGTATAAGTTCACTGTCCATACAGATTGGACTAAGATGGAGAAGCGCCCATGAAGTCGTGAGCGGAAAGTGTGAGAAGATTTGTGCAAACACAATATGTAATGAGAATGCTAACCTGAAAAGCTATGAGGTCTTATTCAATTACAAAGAACATGATACATCAAAACAAGTTAGAGCATATATGAAATTTTATCGACTATAGGCTCTTGTAAAGGTTCGTGTGTGTAAAAGCTGCTCAAAATTGTTGAATTATAAAAAAGAATTCAAAACAATCGCGGAATCATCCACCAAGAAAGATCGCTCTAACTCAGATTCATCAAAGGGATCCAGCCATAAAAAAGTGAAAAAGGAGAGTAAGAAAAGAAGATAAGCGTAtgaaaatatggatgattCTATaacatttttgcaaaaaaaGGTACGATTTCCACTGCTCAAAAATATCTTGTAGTTCGAAGAATTAGAAAATGACTTGACATTAGTAGAAGAAAAAATCAAAAAGGAATTATCTCACAAATATGATGCCAAAGTATTTGATATTCACGGCCACCTTCTACAGACTAGGGGAAAGGTCCACAAATTGTTTGAATCGATAACTGTACGTTAAGTTGTTTCATACACATGTAAAAACAGGACCTCTATTCTCATAAAAATGAACTTGTAAATCTTTTAGAATCGCAACTAGTTTCTTCTCTCACTCTGAGAAGTATTGAGGTTTGTAAACAAAGTACAATTTTCATCTAAACAGAAAACTGTCGGATGTACTATTGGTGCAGATAGTGAAAGCACAGAGGCAACGGCCAGAGATTTAATCTCCtcatggaagaatattgGTTCCGAAGAAGTCAAAGACCTGATTCAGCCAGTAGAACCTGTGAAGAACGATAATGTTATCAATACTATCCAAAAGCCCAGAGTTGAAACTGAGCAACAAAACATAGAATTTATCCCAGTATCCGAAGAGCAATTTGATAGTGTGCCTGTATTAATAAAGAGAAGGGCTAAACTAGAACAGGTGAACCAGCTCTTAAAACACTTGTTCGATATCGCTCTTAAAAAGAACAAGTGCCTACCTGTGAGGCTAAAGGATCTTTCAGAGGATGGAATCCAAGTATATGGTCAGACGGGTTCATcaaaaatcgcaattttACGTTATTTGAAGATGGTAGAAGTCGTAAACAGGGACAACACTGTCCAACTGCTAGATTCCAGGTTCAAAGGCAAACCTAAGAGGAAACTTGTCTGAATTTACAGTTTAAACGGTTAAAATCATCAATTCTTGTCATTTTGTGGGAgatatacacactttatCCCATAGCCTAATGTGCGTACCCTATGCGTGGATGTCGTCTtcatttcatttttgtAATGATGTCCACTTCAAATGTGGCTCTTTTATCTAATAAACTTGTTATTATTTTGCTATTTCACACATGTTACGTCTCGTAGCGCCAATGAGTTTTACACATTCCGAGATGCCAAGGCAACTTCTCTTTTTATCGCAGTAAATAATGATGTTGAGAAACATTCAGCTTCTAGAGCCTTTCAAATCGGTCCTTCCTATTGGTGTAGCGCTGGGCATCACACTGAAACAGATTTTGGTACGTTGTTATCTCGACACACACGTTTCACTCAAATTCAGTTTCATGGACCGGAGAATTGAACGAGAAGGCAAAAATATCGCAACTTGATGTGTTTTGGGAATACGCTCCAAAGGTAATCATTAAATGTGTCGTATAATTTTCCCGTAGGAAGTAGAAGTATCGCTGTCAATAACAGGGGACGATTTTAATATTGTCATGCCATTCAAGGAGACGTTTGGCAGTAAACGTAAGTCTACCGTTGCTTATATACACATTAAAATATAGCTTCTTATAAGGAAGTCTTTAAATTTGATACTCCACATGAGGCCAGATTTGTTAGATTAACCCTTAGAGGTTCAATAAACAcgtattttggaattaGAGAAATACACATTGTGGGATATGGCAGTCCATTGTTCATGATAAAGTCTGGTATATCTAGTCCAGAAGGGGAAATGTGTCTCCAATTGGAAGAAGGTCAAAATACCAATAAGGCGAGAGTTGTTCTAGACACATGTACACATGCCATAGCTGCTTCGGATGGGCGTGAACTTTGGAGACATAATTCACGCCAACAAATTGTAAGTGCTATTACATATCCTCCAAAATGCTTAACTGCGGCTGATCCCTCAAAACATGGAAGTATTATTCTGGACGATTGTTCTGATGATTCACTCACGTGGGAATTTATGGGCAACTCGCAACTTTCACTAAAAAGTACTGAAGAGCTTTGTTTGACCCAGCAGGACGAGTATTCCAGTCAGGCAGGAATGGGTAATCTAATAGAGATACTAAAATCAGAAGTTAAAATCACATCCACAGGAAGTACTGAGGGTCATGAAGAGAAATTCGCGATAGATGGTAATATACAAACATACTGGGCTTCTTTACTATTTCATGATTCTAATACACATGTGACCAATATTTCTATAGACTTTGGTAAAGTTGTACATGCATCCAGAGTAAGGATTGATTGGGAATATCAACCATTTGCTTATTTTATAGAGAGTAGTGATGACAAtattattttcaagagGTTGGTGGCTAATTTATCCAATGCTTCCCATATAACTACGGATTCTTTCTACGGAACAGACTTTAGATATCTAAGAGTTGTAATGATGAAACCACATTATTCCCATGGAAAGGTTTCAGGAGGCTTCATATATGGAATTAGAGATATTTCAGTTCTCACTAGCAACCTTCAAACTGTAATTGGAGATTGTAGAGCAGCTGCAAATAGTTCAGATGCAAGagataaatattttgtttCTTATGTTAGCTCATTTGATCCCAAGCTTTCCAGTAAAATTAAATCAATGGAAGACG
This region of Theileria equi strain WA chromosome 1, complete sequence genomic DNA includes:
- a CDS encoding 60S ribosomal protein L23, putative (encoded by transcript BEWA_020360A) encodes the protein MKRGRGGSGGNKLRVTLGLPVGALINCCDNSGGKNLYIIAVKGIGACLNRLPAASVGDMVLATVKKGRPDLRKKVLPAVIVRQRKAWRRREGYFIYFEDNAGVIVNPKGEMKGSAITGPVAKECAELWPKISAAAPSIV
- a CDS encoding hypothetical protein (encoded by transcript BEWA_020390A), whose product is MDDSITFLQKKFEELENDLTLVEEKIKKELSHKYDAKVFDIHGHLLQTRGKVHKLFESITDLYSHKNELVNLLESQLVSSLTLRSIEKTVGCTIGADSESTEATARDLISSWKNIGSEEVKDLIQPVEPVKNDNVINTIQKPRVETEQQNIEFIPVSEEQFDSVPVLIKRRAKLEQVNQLLKHLFDIALKKNKCLPVRLKDLSEDGIQVYGQTGSSKIAILRYLKMVEVVNRDNTVQLLDSRFKGKPKRKLV
- a CDS encoding syntaxin 5, putative (encoded by transcript BEWA_020370A); translation: MVSSVDRTSFFKREIAKNPNSTVLPTISKNNETRQFESEADVIHKELAKAKSKLSELSQLVRKRSLYLDNTNAIEQLTAQIKGIITNASNSIDTFETRLQNTRSNNEHTKLHHENMIALLRKQLFEATKSLKDLLHQRTQIMMEQESRRKLYSQNDLDSVPNWSVGRKRFMMQDLEADQQIDLESGEDMRPSVSLIADAKAEALANVQRAIGDLTQIFQRVTTYVVQQDEMIKRIDADTDISLDNIKTARNELVKYYNRISSNRTLVLKVFFLFVAFTIFYIMFLT
- a CDS encoding hypothetical protein (encoded by transcript BEWA_020380A), with product MGSRRVTDYDILRKYYTFLNDEKDNTWESNLVSSYHESLFKEYAVCDLSRYESGNIGLRWRSAHEVVSGKCEKICANTICNENANLKSYEVLFNYKEHDTSKQALVKVRVCKSCSKLLNYKKEFKTIAESSTKKDRSNSDSSKGSSHKKVKKESKKRR